Proteins from a single region of Candidatus Woesearchaeota archaeon:
- the sat gene encoding sulfate adenylyltransferase, whose amino-acid sequence MHNHTPKGTVIWFTGLSGAGKTTISRFISEKLKRHAIAHVVLDGDEVRKVLSPDLGYSPEDRKKHLQRVTYLATTLAQNNQLVLAAFVSGDREVRKTIRKNIETAGKFIEVYVKCPFQICAERDPQGHYKKVQQGTMTNFVGVDQPYQESDHPELVLETDKLPVEESAHHILEYLKQQGILVNNITASNNNNISLQAHGGNLVQGFMDDKKKKNILSQLTNFKQLIIGRDSILDAENIATGVFSPLQGFMNKADYESVVEKGRLTNNVPFTIPIVLPVPQEQAQQFHKKDQVILRAEDTTPIALLEVDDIFTYDKQKEAQQVYGTTDVNHPGVKRLFNRSNILISGKIELINRYPIGDFQGFNYDPMQTRKMFAEKGWKTIVGFQTRNAPHRAHEHLQKTALEHVDGLFIQPLVGWKKPGDFSPRVIIKAYQHAVAHFYNKNRVVFGILTTAMRYAGPREAVFHAIIRKNFGCTHFIIGRDHAGVGNYYAKYAGHAYADLFSDLGITIMKLHGPYYCKKCENIATEHTCPHDQEHHLVISGTEARKMLLKKQFPPKEFMRPEIAKIIMDDPESFIE is encoded by the coding sequence ATGCATAATCATACACCGAAAGGCACTGTTATTTGGTTTACTGGGTTAAGCGGAGCTGGGAAAACAACCATCTCACGCTTCATAAGTGAGAAGCTTAAAAGACATGCTATTGCCCATGTTGTATTGGATGGAGATGAGGTACGTAAAGTGCTGTCTCCTGACTTAGGATATTCTCCTGAAGATAGAAAAAAACATCTTCAACGGGTAACGTATCTTGCAACAACTCTTGCTCAAAACAATCAGCTTGTGTTAGCAGCTTTTGTTTCAGGAGATAGAGAAGTTAGAAAAACTATTAGAAAGAATATTGAGACTGCAGGAAAATTTATAGAGGTTTATGTTAAATGCCCTTTTCAAATTTGCGCTGAGCGAGATCCTCAAGGACATTATAAAAAAGTGCAACAAGGAACTATGACTAATTTTGTTGGCGTTGATCAACCATATCAAGAATCTGATCATCCGGAGCTTGTTCTAGAGACTGATAAACTTCCTGTTGAAGAATCTGCCCATCATATATTGGAATATCTTAAACAACAAGGAATCCTTGTCAATAATATTACTGCTTCAAATAATAATAATATTTCTCTTCAGGCACATGGAGGGAATCTCGTCCAAGGGTTTATGGATGATAAAAAGAAGAAAAATATTCTTTCTCAGCTTACTAATTTTAAACAGCTTATCATTGGCAGAGACTCTATTCTTGACGCTGAAAATATTGCGACAGGGGTGTTTAGTCCCTTACAAGGATTTATGAATAAAGCAGATTACGAATCTGTTGTTGAAAAAGGAAGATTAACCAATAATGTTCCCTTTACTATCCCCATAGTACTTCCAGTTCCTCAAGAACAAGCGCAACAATTTCATAAGAAAGATCAGGTGATTCTTCGAGCAGAAGATACAACACCAATTGCCTTGTTAGAAGTGGATGATATTTTTACTTATGATAAACAAAAAGAAGCTCAGCAAGTGTATGGCACAACAGATGTTAATCATCCCGGAGTAAAAAGGCTTTTCAATAGAAGCAATATCCTTATTTCAGGAAAGATAGAACTTATTAATCGCTATCCGATTGGTGATTTTCAAGGGTTTAATTATGATCCCATGCAAACGCGAAAAATGTTTGCTGAGAAAGGATGGAAAACCATTGTTGGTTTTCAAACAAGAAACGCGCCTCATCGCGCTCATGAACATTTGCAAAAAACAGCGCTTGAACATGTTGATGGATTGTTTATTCAACCATTAGTAGGATGGAAAAAACCTGGAGATTTTTCACCACGAGTTATTATCAAAGCCTATCAGCATGCTGTTGCTCATTTTTACAATAAAAACAGAGTTGTCTTTGGGATATTAACGACAGCTATGCGTTATGCAGGTCCTCGAGAAGCAGTATTTCATGCGATTATTAGGAAAAACTTTGGCTGCACACATTTTATTATTGGCAGAGATCATGCAGGTGTTGGCAATTATTATGCTAAATATGCTGGCCACGCGTACGCCGACTTGTTTTCAGATTTAGGGATAACTATTATGAAACTTCATGGTCCATATTATTGCAAGAAATGCGAAAATATTGCTACTGAACATACTTGCCCTCATGATCAAGAGCATCACCTTGTCATTTCAGGAACAGAAGCGCGAAAAATGTTATTGAAGAAACAATTTCCCCCTAAAGAATTTATGCGGCCTGAAATTGCCAAAATAATTATGGATGATCCAGAGAGTTTTATTGAATAA